From a single Candidatus Zixiibacteriota bacterium genomic region:
- a CDS encoding aromatic amino acid hydroxylase encodes MRRFHRHHGGATAAEREAEFNRYLPDNDNVRGLPNHLKQFVVDQQYERYTPVDHAVWRYVMRQNYNFLREYAHLIYFEGLEKTGIGVEWIPSIYEMNDILARIGWAAVTVDGFIPPAAFMEFQAHRVLVIAADIRQIDHIEYTPAPDIIHEAAGHAPIIADQQYADYLQQFGAVGAKAMSSKKDFELYQAIRHLSILKEAHTSDPEEITRAEADVVYKQANLGKPSEMALLSRLHWWTVEYGLIGTVERPKIYGAGLLSSIGESANCIKPTVKKISYTIDAADYAFDITTQQPQLFVTPSFEHLSQVLEDFSSKMAYRVGGLESVQKAIECENVCTCEYSSGLQVSGVFSDVLTDARGRLAYIKTSSPSDLCFGERELPGHDKHYHKDGFGSPVGKLRHHPTPLEHCSDSELAHLGIAPGKTTELVFESGVTVAGTVDTVLRREGTVILITFVDCRVSFDGATLFEPAWGKYDMAVGAAIRSVFAGAADKDAYDQIALVPHERTIKVTYDAQRLKLHELYQQVRNCREQRANFELLPSIWQTLQRE; translated from the coding sequence ATGAGGCGATTTCACCGTCACCACGGCGGCGCGACGGCCGCGGAGCGCGAAGCCGAGTTTAACCGGTACCTGCCGGACAACGACAACGTGCGCGGTCTGCCGAATCATCTCAAGCAGTTCGTTGTCGACCAGCAGTACGAGCGCTACACTCCGGTCGATCACGCCGTGTGGCGCTATGTCATGCGCCAGAACTACAATTTCCTGCGTGAGTATGCCCACCTGATCTATTTCGAAGGACTGGAAAAGACCGGTATCGGCGTCGAGTGGATTCCGAGCATTTACGAGATGAACGATATTCTCGCGCGAATCGGCTGGGCGGCGGTGACGGTGGACGGTTTTATCCCGCCGGCGGCGTTTATGGAATTCCAGGCACACAGGGTGCTGGTGATCGCGGCCGATATCCGCCAGATCGATCACATTGAATACACGCCGGCACCGGATATCATTCACGAGGCCGCCGGGCATGCGCCGATCATCGCCGATCAGCAATACGCCGACTACTTGCAGCAATTCGGTGCGGTGGGTGCCAAGGCGATGTCGTCGAAGAAGGATTTCGAGCTATATCAGGCGATCCGGCATCTGTCGATCCTGAAGGAAGCGCACACCTCCGACCCAGAGGAGATCACGCGCGCGGAAGCCGACGTGGTGTATAAGCAGGCCAATTTGGGCAAGCCGTCGGAGATGGCGCTGCTGTCGCGGCTGCACTGGTGGACGGTGGAATACGGGCTGATCGGGACGGTCGAGCGGCCGAAGATCTATGGCGCCGGCCTGTTGTCTTCAATCGGTGAGTCGGCCAATTGCATCAAGCCGACGGTCAAGAAGATCTCTTACACAATCGATGCCGCCGATTACGCTTTCGACATTACGACGCAGCAGCCGCAACTGTTCGTGACGCCGAGCTTCGAGCATCTCAGCCAGGTGCTCGAGGATTTCTCGAGCAAGATGGCATACCGCGTCGGCGGGTTGGAGAGCGTACAAAAGGCGATCGAGTGCGAGAATGTGTGCACGTGCGAGTACTCCTCGGGCCTGCAGGTATCGGGTGTATTCAGTGACGTCTTGACCGATGCGCGGGGACGGCTGGCGTATATCAAGACCAGCTCACCGAGTGATCTATGTTTCGGCGAACGCGAACTCCCGGGGCATGACAAGCATTATCACAAGGACGGCTTCGGTTCGCCGGTCGGAAAGTTGCGGCACCATCCGACACCGCTGGAGCATTGCAGCGACAGCGAGCTTGCGCATCTGGGGATTGCACCGGGGAAGACAACGGAGCTGGTGTTTGAGAGCGGCGTGACAGTCGCGGGTACGGTGGATACGGTTCTGCGGCGCGAGGGTACGGTGATCCTGATCACGTTTGTCGATTGCCGGGTGAGTTTTGACGGCGCGACGCTGTTTGAGCCGGCGTGGGGGAAATACGATATGGCGGTAGGTGCGGCGATTCGCTCGGTATTTGCAGGCGCGGCGGACAAGGACGCTTACGATCAGATTGCGTTGGTGCCGCACGAGCGGACGATCAAGGTGACTTACGATGCGCAA